The Arachis ipaensis cultivar K30076 chromosome B05, Araip1.1, whole genome shotgun sequence nucleotide sequence CGTCGATCACCTTCTTTACCCCGTCGTACTCCACCCACACCACGTACAAACTCCCTGAATCATTGTTGTTACTCGGTGCAATCTGAAATCCGAATTGCGAAAGCGAAAAGGTAAGGTTGGACCTTACACTGTTGATGTCAAGCCCTACGTGGTTGTCGTCGGGGTCGAAATCCTGCTTCACGGTATCAAATTCTATTGCTACGATCTGGTTGGAGGGGTCGCCGTCGTTGAGGTTGTTAGTGAGACCTAAGTACTGGCCATAGCTGTTTGGTGGAATTGGAACCGAGTAAGAAGGGGCAATAACAAAGGCCATGCCTTCGCCGGCGGGAGTGACGTTGTTAACACGAACCATGCTGAAGAGAAAGGAAGTATTGAAGGAAGCCACTCTTCCCTTTGAAGCGTTTCGCCATAGGTTGAAGGATCTGGTGAAGAAGATCCCATCGGATTTGTTGGTGAGTTGGCCGACGGGGATGTTGCCGGAGCTGTATGGAGTGAGTTGAAGGGATAGGGAACCACCAGATGAGTAATTGATCCATGCCACGGGTATGGGATATATGATGTTACTGATTTCTTTTGAGGAATTGGAAGGTCCAAAAATGAGTTGGTTTTGGGAAGTCACCgccttcaacatgatgaatagaGGTAAGATAGGAATGGCAGTGGTGGCGCCGCTAAGGGAGAGCCACGGTGGTGGAGCCATGTGATCTCCCAGATTAAGTATAGCCTCAGCAAACAAACGCGTATGTTGGGTTTAGACTTTAAGtatttttttggttatttttttaaCAACTTTCTTCAAATTTAAAGGAGAGAATGTAATATATAACGACGATCATATAATTTGAATTAATATTTGATCTGAATATGttagataaatattttattttatgagaAAGTCTAGAGATCTGACCCGCTCGATTCAATCCTATATGTATGGTAAAATCAACGTGATTCCTACTTTAAGCATTAGATCTCATATCTCAATTAAGAGGAATCATGGAAAGAACAGGTTCAAAATCGCAATCAATTCCTTTTTCAATTTCCGCGTGCCATAAATGACCTACGAATAGGAAGAATCCTAGAACAAAATGAGAAGTAGTTAACCAACTTCTAGGAGAAACATAATTGACTGCATTGATCTCGGTAGCTACACCACCCACAAAATTTAAAGAACCTAAAGGAGCATGAGTCATATATTTCGCGGAACGACGTTCTTGCCTAGGCTGTATGTCTTTTTTAAGTCTACTCAAGTCCAAACCATTGGGACCTCTTAGAGGTTCTAACCAGGGAGCACGTAGATCTCAAAAACGCATAGTTTCTCCCCCAAAAATTACTTCTCCGGTCGGGGAACGCATTAAATATTTACCTAAACCGGTAGGTCCCTGAGCGGATCCTACATTAGCCCCAAGACGTTGGTCTCTAACTAGAAAAGTAAATGCTTGAGCTTGAAAAGCTTCTGGACCAGTGGGCCCGTAAAATTCACTCGGATAAGCGGTATTAAGATTAGCTCGGTTAATAATATCAGCCCAGGTGTTAATTACACGACCTTGACTATCAACTATAGATTAGTTGAAATTGAAACCATTTAAATTGAAAGCCATAGTGCTAATACCTAACGCGGTAAACCAGATACCTACTACAGGCCAAGCAGCTAGGAAGAAATGTAAAGAACGAGAATTGTTGAAACTAGCATATTGGAAGATCAATCGTCCAAAATAACCATGAGCAGCCACAATATTATAGGTTTCTTCCTTTTGATCGAATCTAGTAACCTTCATTAGCAGATTCATTTTCTGTGGTTTCCTTAATCAAACTAGAAGTTACCAAGGAGATTTTAATCTGACCCGCTCGACTCAACCCTATATGTATGGTAAAATCAACGTGATTCCTACTTCAAGCATTAGATCTCATATCTCAATTAAGAGGAGTCATGGAAAGAACAGGTTCAAAATCGCGATCAATTCCTTTTTCAAATCCTGCGGCAGCTGCGCGAGCTCTTCCCGCGTGCCATAAATGACCTACGAATAGGAAGAATCCTAGAACAAAATGAGAAGTAGCTAACCAACTTCTAGGAGAGACATAATTGACTGCATTGATCTCGGTAGCTACGCCACCCACGGAATTTAAAGAACCTAAAGGAGCATGAGTCATATATTCCGCGGAACGACGTTCTTGCCAAGGCTGTATGTCTTTTTTAAGTCTACTCAAGTCCAAACCATTGGGACCTCTTAGAGGTTCTAACCAGGGAGCACGTAGATCCCAAAAACGCATAGTTTCTCCCCCAAAAATTACTTCTCCGGTCGGGGAACGCATTAAATATTTACCTAAACCGGTAGGTCCCTGAGCGGATCCTACATTAGCCCCAAGACGTTGGTCTCTAACTAGAAAAGTAAATGCTTGAGCTTGAGAAGCTTCTGGACCAGTGGGCCCGTAAAATTCACTCGGATAAGCGGTATTAAGATTAGCTCGGTTAATAATATCAGCCCAGGTGTTAATTACACGACCTTGACTATCAACTACAGATTGGTTGAAATTGAAACCATTTAAATTGAAAGCCATAGTGCTAATACCTAATGCGGTAAACCAGATACCTACTACAGGCCAAGCAGCTAGGAAGAAATGTAAAGAACGAGAATTGTTGAAACTAGCATATTGGAAGATCAATCGTCCAAAATAACCATGAGCAGCCACAATATTATAGGTTTCTTCCTTTTGATCGAATCTAGTAACCTTCATTAGCAGATTCATTTTCTGTGGTTTCCTTAATCAAACTAGAAGTTACCAAGGAAACTCCCCATTCATTAGATAGAGAAGATCACCAAGATTTCGTGATGCGCTGCCGAACTTATTCCAATTCAATAAGAGATCTCAATATTATGCCTTGAAGAGGACTCGAACCTCCACGCTCTTTAGCACGAGATTTTGAGTCTCGCGTGTCTACCATTTCACCATCAAGGCATCTTGAAAGTGAATCGTATTCCATGAATATGATATCTAGCTAGTGTTATGTATGGAATATATGACAAAGGTGGAGTGTTAGAGTATTTTTATTGATCGATCATGTCATATAGGCCCGAGTCGGACATCCAATTGGTTCGATTTGAATTACTTTTATTGAAATTTGGTTAGCACTTAAccataaaataaaatgagtatttctatatCATTAGATATTATCTCACACAGTTAAAAATATTGATAATAGTTAATTAATAACTACACATCATAAATTGTGATGGACCCAGGACCCTAGTACccttcatattttattattaacatTCGGCTAGACAAGCTAAGTTTAATTAAACGATGAAGTATGACATTTCAATACACAATTTTAAAAACTGTTTAGGAGTAGACAACAAAAATATCTACTTTTGAATTTACACCCGTTAACACACTACTTTCCGCGTTGAgttcttctattattatttattaattgggTAATGCTAcatgtacaaatagcatttttgttatCAATTATATGCGACAATGAATGAACAACCTTGTTTCTTAACTTCTTGTTATGTATCTACATACATTAATTTGTACTGGCTAGTATCAAATTCGTCAAACAATTTGTTATATGTAAGTCATGCAGGAATGAAGTATGTATAGTGTAAATGTTCACGTTTATCTTAAAATTTGGAAACAACAGTTTATTAATCGGTTTGTTTAGTCAGATAATTACTTTTATGAATAATGTAAACAATAAATTTTAGAATtaacctaataaaataaaaaaatattatactcCAAATTATTTCCTAAATTCTAACATTAGGATAATTATCCGCACACTAGTGAATTAAACATCCAGCTATTGTTAACTGTGTATGAGTAAACCGAATAAAAAagaataaccatccaattaagaATCAACAAAACCATGTACATACCTCTTGAATTGAACATCCAGTATATGTTACTAGTAACTAAATCAAACCATCTGCATAAGTATTAGATTAACCATCCGCATATATAACTAATAAACTGAACATCTGAATTATTATCCATTGGTGACTAAGTGTGAATGCGAGAAATTATCATTAATAAATGATGACGGGGCATCACAAAGTAGTTCATCCAAGTAGGACTTCATTAACGTGCATGTGACGGTTATGCACGTATGAAAATATAGCAACATATGGCACTGAACGTCGGGACNNNNNNNNNNNNNNNNNNNNNNNNNNNNNNNNNNNNNNNNNNNNNNNNNNNNNNNNNNNNNNNNNNNNNNNNNNNNNNNNNNNNNNNNNNNNNNNNNNNNNNNNNNNNNNNNNNNNNNNNNNNNNNNNNNNNNNNNNNNNNNNNNNNNNNNNNNNNNNNNNNNNNNNNNNNNNNNNNNNNNNNNNNNNNNNNNNNNNNNNNNNNNNNNNNNNNNNNNNNNNNNNNNNNNNNNNNNNNNNNNNNNNNNNNNNNNNNNNNNNNNNNNNNNNNNNNNNNNNNNNNNNNNNNNNNNNNNNNNNNNNNNNNNNNNNNNNNNNNNNNNNNNNNNNNNNNNNNNNNNNNNNNNNNNNNNNNNNNNNNNNNNNNNNNNNNNNNNNNNNNNNNNNNNNNNNNNNNNNNNNNNNNNNNNNNNNNNNNNNNNNNNNNNNNNNNNNNNNNNNNNNNNNNNNNNNNNNNNNNNNNNNNNNNNNNNNNNNNNNNNNNNNNNNNNNNNNNNNNNNNNNNNNNNNNNNNNNNNNNNNNNNNNNNNNNNNNNNNNNNNNNNNNNNNNNNNNNNNNNNNNNNNNNNNNNNNNNNNNNNNNNNNNNNNNNNNNNNNNNNNNNNNNNNNNNNNNNNNNNNNNNNNNNNGAAAGAGAATGCACGAGACTGCTGTGGCGTGATCTCACATCACAACGGAACGCAAATAGAACGAGGAGAGGCTGGGCGGCGTTGGACTGGACAACGAGAAAGTGCAGCGACACTGGAGTAACTTTGCGGACCGAAAATTGCAAATGAAAAATAGGAGATTAGCATAATATCAGAAGTAACCATGCTAATtatgattttatttaattacaaattcttattttttaaaatttaaaattaaaattaaaattaattaattaataatctgatttataattttaattttacttttcctttattaattTCTTCTCAACTCACAAGTCACAAGTTGAGTCTTATCCACATGGGACTTCTCTGACAGCATTAGTATTCCACTCAAATGAATTTTATTCATCACTAACATTATTGTTTGTCAACTCCTCCTTGTTGTATATAGCTAGCTAGCTAGCCACATTGTAGTTAACGATATAAAGTGAGACAAATACATTCTTTATCTTTTAATTTCGGCAGGGCAATATTTTAATACATTAATTTCAACTTTAGAtacaaattaaaacaataaaattaagGTTATTTTGGTTTCAACTTTCAACACTCCAACGACATGGCGCATTCACTGATCCCTCTCTATATTGTAGTGGCTGTTCTAATACTTGTAACCATAGGTATTATCAGCATCATTCGTAGATTTGTGTATTGTCTCAAATGCATAAGCAAAATGATAAGCCAAAGTGGGTCAGACAAGACACTAGTGAACACACTGAGGAACCTCCCGGGAACCCCCAGAGAGTACAGCTTTGAGGATCTGAAGAAGGCAACCAACAACTTCCATGAT carries:
- the LOC107639956 gene encoding uncharacterized protein LOC107639956 — its product is MNLLMKVTRFDQKEETYNIVAAHGYFGRLIFQYASFNNSRSLHFFLAAWPVVGIWFTALGISTMAFNLNGFNFNQSVVDSQGRVINTWADIINRANLNTAYPSEFYGPTGPEASQAQAFTFLVRDQRLGANVGSAQGPTGLGKYLMRSPTGEVIFGGETMRFWDLRAPWLEPLRGPNGLDLSRLKKDIQPWQERRSAEYMTHAPLGSLNSVGGVATEINAVNYVSPRSWLATSHFVLGFFLFVGHLWHAGRARAAAAGFEKGIDRDFEPVLSMTPLN